Proteins from one Nicotiana tabacum cultivar K326 chromosome 23, ASM71507v2, whole genome shotgun sequence genomic window:
- the LOC107765300 gene encoding kinase-interacting protein 1-like, with protein MLQRAASNAYSWWAASHIRTKQSKWLEQSLQDMQGKVESVIKLIEEDGDSFAKRAEMYYKKRPELINFVEESYRAYRALAERYDHLSKELQTANNTIATIFPEQIQLAMDEEDEYGVPRMPKDFTQIPPSGSNIPKVPKAPIKDLKGVMTTASTQRQGKKSSKTEDVAKSGLNKSEAIEEIDKLQKDILALQTVKEFVRSSYQSGLEKYRGLENQIMEKQQKIYELEDEFGEGRVIEDAEACTLMAEAALQSCQETLTQLQEKQDIYTQEAREEFQKIEDSCKKLQSFRHKYLGDKISELKPNVYNIPNQEVGKEIESSQNKIKNQVDASSKESLTMSQLAEKIDELVNKVVSLETAVSSETLLIERLRREADELQAQVQSLEDDKAALTDDTHNLNIRVTAIEAKLQTIENLNKDVVNQNSSLRTHFVEARTSLDHLSDKLSSVRPDEEHDVTDSSPDEVTTLVEIRLQEESVKQKNHPSSSKGTKNLSTIKTKDKEVRKEQGSSTVVSDNAEVTKSNKKHVTFLEPTPVGKGDEKVSAQCGSCFYETQTQKDAEKDDELNWQQMLLSGLEDKENILLNEYTTILKNYKEVTKKLSDMEKKDRDAEFNLTLQIRELKCAITKRDEEIHNLRLKLNLLQKGNGSENKELKEEKCQASDPSFDRSLKPEDLPQRKDKDNPIIENEEDIRTILVDQHASVSPTEKKLRMSIDAILDENLDFWLRFSSTFHQIQKFKTTFHDLQREISKSKDKVMQDHSPRVETKSEIKPIYKHMKEIQNELTVWLAQTLSLKDELERKFSALCNIQDEIANALKEGIESDEIRFSSHEAAKFQGQVLNMKQENNKVSEELEAGFRRVTTLQVDVEKTITELDQEFGLSGNQSQLMHSVSRSRIPLHSFIFGTKPKKQRRSLFSRINPNRKY; from the coding sequence ATATGCAAGGGAAGGTGGAAAGTGTGATCAAGCTCATTGAAGAGGATGGAGATTCATTTGCAAAAAGGGCAGAAATGTACTACAAGAAAAGGCCAGAGCTGATAAACTTTGTGGAAGAATCCTATCGTGCCTATCGCGCATTGGCTGAACGATATGATCATTTGTCAAAGGAATTGCAGACTGCCAACAACACTATTGCTACTATTTTCCCTGAACAAATACAACTAgcaatggatgaagaagatgaatatggtgtcccaagaatgccaaaAGATTTCACACAAATCCCGCCGAGTGGATCAAACATACCAAAGGTTCCAAAGGCTCCTATAAAAGATTTGAAGGGTGTTATGACAACTGCCTCAACACAAAGGCAAGGCAAGAAATCATCCAAAACAGAAGATGTTGCGAAATCTGGTTTGAACAAAAGTGAAGCTATTGAAGAGATTGACAAGCTTCAGAAAGACATTTTGGCCTTACAAACTGTGAAAGAGTTTGTAAGGAGTTCATACCAAAGTGGACTTGAAAAGTACCGGGGACTTGAAAACCAAATCATGGAAAAGCAGCAGAAGATATATGAATTGGAGGATGAATTTGGCGAGGGCCGGGTTATTGAGGATGCTGAGGCTTGTACTTTGATGGCTGAAGCAGCACTGCAATCATGTCAAGAAACATTGACTCAGCTCCAGGAGAAACAAGATATATATACACAAGAAGCAAGAGAGGAATTCCAAAAAATCGAAGATTCTTGTAAGAAACTGCAGTCCTTCAGGCATAAGTATCTTGGTGATAAAATTAGTGAACTAAAGCCAAATGTGTATAATATCCCAAACCAAGAAGTTGGTAAGGAAATAGAATCATCACAGAACAAGATTAAGAACCAAGTTGATGCGAGCTCTAAGGAGTCTTTAACGATGTCACAACTGGCAGAGAAAATCGACGAGCTTGTGAATAAAGTGGTCAGCCTAGAAACAGCAGTTTCATCTGAGACTCTTCTAATTGAGAGATTAAGAAGAGAAGCTGATGAACTCCAAGCACAAGTTCAATCTTTGGAAGATGATAAGGCAGCCCTGACAGATGATACACACAATCTGAATATCAGGGTGACGGCGATAGAAGCAAAGTTGCAAACTATTGAGAACCTCAATAAAGATGTTGTAAACCAAAACAGTAGCCTCAGAACTCACTTTGTGGAAGCTCGTACCAGTCTTGACCATTTGTCCGATAAATTGAGTAGCGTTAGACCAGATGAGGAGCACGATGTGACGGATTCATCACCAGATGAAGTGACTACACTTGTTGAAATCAGGTTACAAGAAGAGTCAGTAAAACAAAAAAATCATCCTAGTTCAAGTAAAGGTACTAAGAACTTAAGTACCATAAAAACTAAAGATAAAGAAGTTCGCAAAGAGCAAGGTTCCAGCACAGTTGTAAGTGATAATGCGGAAGTTAcaaaaagcaataagaagcatgTCACATTTTTGGAGCCAACGCCAGTTGGAAAAGGTGATGAGAAAGTCTCGGCTCAATGTGGAAGTTGTTTTTATGAGACACAAACACAGAAAGATGCAGAAAAGGATGACGAACTTAACTGGCAACAGATGTTGTTGAGTGGATTGGAGgataaagaaaatattcttttaaATGAATATACAACAATTCTCAAGAATTATAAGGAAGTTACAAAGAAGCTAAGCGATATGGAGAAGAAAGATAGAGATGCGGAGTTCAATCTCACACTTCAGATAAGAGAGCTTAAATGTGCTATCACAAAAAGGGATGAGGAGATACATAATCTACGTCTAAAATTAAATCTTCTGCAGAAAGGAAATGGTTCGGAAAATAAAGAGTTGAAGGAAGAAAAATGTCAAGCATCTGATCCTTCATTTGATCGAAGCTTAAAACCCGAGGATCTGCCACAAAGGAAGGACAAAGATAATCCTATTATAGAGAACGAAGAAGACATCAGGACGATTTTGGTTGATCAACATGCATCAGTATCGCCAACTGAGAAAAAACTACGGATGAGCATTGATGCAATATTAGACGAAAACTTGGATTTCTGGCTAAGATTCAGTTCAACTTTCCATCAAATTCAAAAATTCAAGACGACATTCCACGACTTGCAGCGTGAAATATCCAAAAGCAAAGACAAAGTGATGCAAGATCACAGCCCCAGAGTAGAAACAAAGTCAGAAATAAAGCCAATATATAAACACATGAAGGAAATTCAGAATGAGCTAACAGTATGGTTAGCACAAACCTTGTCACTGAAAGATGAACTTGAGCGCAAATTCTCAGCTTTATGCAATATTCAAGACGAAATAGCAAACGCTCTAAAGGAGGGAATTGAATCAGATGAGATCAGATTCAGCAGTCATGAAGCTGCAAAATTCCAAGGTCAAGTTTTGAACATGAAACAAGAGAACAATAAGGTAAGTGAGGAACTAGAAGCTGGTTTTCGTCGTGTAACTACACTTCAAGTAGATGTTGAGAAGACTATAACAGAATTGGATCAAGAGTTTGGACTTAGTGGAAACCAATCACAACTAATGCACTCAGTGAGTAGGTCAAGAATTCCTTTACATTCATTCATCTTTGGAACTAAACCAAAGAAGCAAAGGCGTTCACTTTTTTCGCGCATTAATCCCAATAGGAAATACTAG